A window of the Carassius gibelio isolate Cgi1373 ecotype wild population from Czech Republic chromosome B16, carGib1.2-hapl.c, whole genome shotgun sequence genome harbors these coding sequences:
- the LOC127975353 gene encoding uncharacterized protein LOC127975353, translating into MEPSRSKMGELKDGSRKKGNVLNGQKVRDDDNVYELELKIRMGHGWTGSTGGKNERGTEKQGSGDSLKPGSGHRSKVFFPEKTPVSSNSGISVSDYLVLLKSLRIDLPNGVLNQKVIRLSENAGIIQKAEDVVKELENFKFQFNRTPRLGCRELKNSLPLKDNGKILELTVMIFFEKRKDSEEALRSQWRKNISNTSCGFRFRDKYRTKAISTPTMYATTQTRSWRHLEVGDNLANISAGVTVNVHDIENRDYADESALWTASSPKRFGKYFQNPGDERECLKFYHELRETGTNMRVRYTKGNKVDFGFLSGRLDFLAEVKGEKSEKMVIECKGTTGDMVGKVFTKPKNDDRHAHLNETHEYYYQVQAYMYILNRAAIQTKGFTSDRAVMVVRHYHKNGQEPRDFYWNYMRKNEAIQQKIDELRVFCEEEVLACFLAVLNLIFQKDTK; encoded by the coding sequence atGGAGCCTTCAAGATCCAAAATGGGTGAATTGAAAGATGGGAGCAGGAAGAAGGGAAATGTGTTGAATGGACAGAAGGTACGGGATGATGACAATGTTTACGAGCTAGAACTGAAAATAAGGATGGGGCATGGTTGGACTGGAAGCACGGGTGGAAAGAATGAAAGAGGAACAGAAAAGCAAGGTTCTGGGGATAGTTTGAAACCAGGATCTGGACACCGTTCTAAGGTTTTTTTCCCTGAAAAAACTCCTGTTTCCAGCAACAGTGGAATATCAGTAAGCGACTACCTAGTACTTCTAAAGTCACTTCGAATTGACTTGCCCAATGGTGTACTGAACCAGAAAGTCATCAGGCTCTCAGAGAATGCAGGCATCATTCAGAAAGCCGAAGATGTTGTAAAAGAACTGGAAAACTTCAAGTTTCAGTTTAACAGGACTCCACGTCTCGGCTGCCGGGAACTAAAGAACTCACTGCCATTGAAAGACAATGGAAAAATTCTTGAACTCACAGTGatgattttctttgaaaaaagaaaagattcaGAGGAAGCTTTAAGATCGCAGTGGAGAAAAAACATATCAAACACAAGTTGTGGATTCAGGTTCAGGGACAAATACCGGACAAAAGCCATCTCCACACCCACGATGTATGCTACAACACAGACAAGGAGCTGGAGACATTTAGAAGTCGGAGACAATCTTGCAAATATTTCTGCCGGTGTGACAGTGAATGTCCATGACATTGAGAACAGAGACTATGCTGACGAGTCAGCTCTCTGGACAGCCTCCTCTCCAAAAAGGTTCGGCAAATATTTCCAGAACCCAGGAGATGAACGTGAATGCCTCAAGTTCTACCATGAGCTGCGAGAAACAGGTACAAACATGAGAGTGAGGTACACCAAAGGTAACAAAGTAGACTTTGGATTCCTCTCTGGAAGACTGGACTTCTTAGCAGAagtaaaaggggaaaaaagtgaaaaaatggTGATTGAGTGTAAAGGAACCACTGGAGATATGGTGGGCAAAGTCTTCACTAAACCAAAAAATGATGATCGTCATGCACACCTGAATGAAACACACGAGTACTATTATCAAGTTCAGGCCTACATGTACATCCTAAACAGGGCAGCAATACAAACAAAAGGCTTCACCTCTGACAGGGCTGTCATGGTTGTCAGACATTACCACAAGAATGGACAAGAACCCAGAGATTTCTACTGGAATTACATGAGAAAGAATGAAGCAATACAGCAGAAAATTGATGAACTGCGTGTTTTCTGTGAAGAAGAGGTTCTGGCCTGTTTCCTGGCTGTTCTCAATCTGATCTTCCAGAAAGACACAAAGTGA